The following proteins come from a genomic window of Sphingosinicella flava:
- a CDS encoding DUF72 domain-containing protein has protein sequence MAQGRIRIGCSGWNYKHWRGLFYPEKMAARNWFAFYAEHFDTVEINNSFYRLPPAETFAKWRDQAPEGFCYAVKANRYITQAKKMKECAEPLQRMIAPVRELGSTLGPILYQLPPSLKINLERLESFLKLLPSDLTHVFEFREKTWLIGEVLALLDRYGAAFCIHDMPGSATLRWLSGNIAYVRFHGGEGKYWGRYSDEGLLDWSGWMAEQARQGRDVWAYFNNDIDAHAIHDAQTLKAMVRQATR, from the coding sequence ATGGCGCAAGGCAGGATCCGGATCGGCTGTTCGGGCTGGAACTACAAACATTGGCGCGGTCTCTTTTATCCGGAGAAGATGGCCGCCAGGAATTGGTTCGCTTTCTATGCCGAACATTTCGACACGGTGGAAATCAACAACAGCTTCTATCGCCTGCCGCCGGCGGAAACCTTCGCCAAATGGCGGGATCAGGCGCCCGAAGGCTTTTGCTATGCGGTGAAGGCGAACCGCTACATCACCCAGGCCAAGAAAATGAAAGAGTGCGCGGAGCCGCTTCAACGCATGATCGCCCCGGTGCGGGAATTGGGCTCGACACTAGGCCCCATCCTCTACCAGCTGCCGCCGAGCCTGAAGATCAACCTCGAAAGGCTGGAGAGCTTCCTGAAGCTGCTGCCGTCAGATCTCACCCACGTTTTCGAATTCCGCGAGAAAACTTGGCTGATTGGAGAAGTGTTGGCATTGCTCGACCGCTATGGCGCTGCCTTCTGCATTCACGACATGCCCGGCTCCGCCACGCTGCGCTGGTTGTCGGGCAACATCGCCTATGTCCGCTTCCACGGCGGCGAAGGAAAATATTGGGGCCGCTATTCCGACGAGGGATTGCTCGACTGGAGCGGCTGGATGGCGGAGCAGGCACGGCAAGGCCGCGACGTCTGGGCCTATTTCAACAACGACATCGACGCCCACGCCATTCACGACGCGCAGACGCTGAAGGCGATGGTCCGGCAGGCGACGAGATAG
- a CDS encoding fructose bisphosphate aldolase, translating into MNHEEMMAKMARGKGFIAALDQSGGSTPKALKGYGIEEGTWSNDEEMFGLIHDMRSRIITAPSFTGDKVIGAILFERTMDGQVDGKPTPQALTDKGVVPFIKIDKGLEEEANGVQLMKPMPGLDTLLARAKDLGVFGTKERSVINLANREGIAAVVAQQFDVARQVLAAGLVPIIEPEVNIKSAERGEADAILLEELTKALDALPGDDKVMLKLSIPAEPNLFKPLVDHPRVLRVVALSGGFSRTEACRELAKNDGMIASFSRALLSDLRHQMSDAEFDGALSEAIDEIYTASNDKA; encoded by the coding sequence ATGAATCATGAAGAGATGATGGCCAAGATGGCGCGCGGCAAAGGCTTCATCGCCGCGCTCGACCAGAGCGGCGGTTCAACGCCCAAGGCGCTCAAAGGCTACGGCATCGAGGAAGGCACCTGGTCCAATGACGAAGAGATGTTCGGCCTCATCCACGACATGCGCAGCCGCATCATCACGGCGCCGTCCTTCACCGGAGACAAGGTGATCGGCGCCATCCTGTTCGAGCGCACGATGGACGGCCAGGTCGACGGCAAGCCCACCCCGCAGGCGCTCACCGACAAGGGCGTCGTGCCCTTTATCAAGATCGACAAGGGCCTCGAGGAGGAAGCGAATGGCGTCCAACTCATGAAGCCGATGCCCGGCCTCGATACGCTCCTCGCCCGCGCGAAGGATCTCGGCGTGTTCGGCACCAAGGAACGCTCCGTCATCAACCTCGCCAACCGCGAGGGCATCGCGGCCGTGGTGGCGCAGCAGTTCGATGTGGCGCGGCAAGTGCTCGCGGCTGGCCTCGTCCCGATCATCGAGCCGGAAGTGAACATCAAGAGCGCGGAGCGTGGCGAAGCCGATGCGATCCTGCTCGAAGAGTTGACCAAGGCGCTCGACGCGCTGCCCGGCGACGACAAGGTGATGCTGAAGCTGTCCATTCCCGCAGAGCCGAACCTGTTCAAGCCGCTCGTCGACCATCCCCGTGTCTTGCGCGTCGTGGCTTTGTCCGGCGGTTTTTCGCGCACCGAAGCCTGCCGGGAGCTGGCGAAGAATGACGGCATGATCGCCAGCTTTTCGCGTGCCCTGCTCTCCGACCTCCGCCATCAGATGAGTGATGCGGAATTCGACGGCGCGCTGAGTGAAGCGATCGACGAAATCTACACCGCGTCGAACGACAAGGCATAA
- a CDS encoding phosphoglycerate kinase, with protein sequence MMAAFKTLDDLGDINGKRALVRVDLNVPMADGAVTDDTRIRATLPTVTELADRGAIVLLLAHFGRPKGMQRPDMSLSLVTRAYGEVLGRPVRFVEDCQGSHAKDAIATMNPGDIAILENTRFHAGEEKNDPALAAAMAELGDIYVNDAFSAAHRAHASTEGIAHLLPAYAGRAMERELKALEAALGNPERPVAAVVGGAKVSTKLDVLQNLVTKVDHLIIGGGMANTFLAARGVDVGKSLCEHDLKDTALRILDTADHAGCTVHLPYDVVVAKEFAANPPSLRIANVHEVAAEEMILDVGPAAVEALADALKTCRTLVWNGPLGAFETPPFDEATVALARTAAALTVSGSLVSVAGGGDTVAALNHAGVADDFTFVSTAGGAFLEWMEGKELPGVKALENQE encoded by the coding sequence ATGATGGCAGCTTTCAAAACTCTCGACGATCTCGGCGACATCAACGGCAAGCGCGCCCTTGTCCGTGTCGACCTCAATGTGCCGATGGCCGATGGCGCCGTCACCGACGACACCCGCATCCGTGCCACGCTGCCGACGGTCACCGAACTCGCGGATCGCGGCGCCATCGTCCTGTTGCTCGCCCATTTCGGGCGGCCGAAGGGCATGCAGCGGCCGGACATGTCGCTGTCACTCGTCACCCGCGCTTATGGTGAAGTGCTCGGCCGTCCGGTCCGTTTCGTCGAGGATTGCCAGGGCAGCCACGCCAAAGACGCCATCGCGACGATGAACCCCGGCGATATCGCGATCCTTGAGAACACCCGCTTTCACGCGGGCGAGGAGAAGAATGATCCCGCGCTCGCCGCCGCCATGGCCGAGCTTGGCGATATCTACGTGAACGACGCCTTTTCCGCTGCGCATCGTGCTCATGCCTCGACCGAAGGGATCGCGCATCTGCTCCCCGCTTATGCCGGACGCGCGATGGAACGGGAGTTAAAGGCGCTGGAAGCCGCTCTCGGCAATCCGGAACGGCCCGTCGCAGCCGTTGTCGGCGGCGCCAAGGTGTCGACCAAGCTCGACGTGCTCCAGAACCTCGTCACCAAGGTCGATCACCTAATCATCGGCGGAGGCATGGCGAACACCTTCCTTGCCGCGCGCGGCGTCGATGTCGGCAAGTCGCTTTGCGAGCATGACCTGAAGGACACCGCGCTTCGCATCCTCGACACCGCCGACCATGCGGGCTGCACCGTGCATCTGCCTTATGATGTTGTCGTCGCGAAAGAGTTCGCGGCCAATCCGCCTTCGCTCCGCATCGCCAATGTCCACGAAGTCGCGGCGGAGGAGATGATCCTCGATGTCGGCCCCGCCGCCGTCGAGGCGCTGGCCGATGCGCTGAAGACCTGCCGCACGCTCGTTTGGAACGGTCCCTTGGGCGCGTTCGAAACGCCGCCCTTCGACGAAGCCACCGTGGCTCTCGCCAGGACGGCGGCGGCGCTGACGGTGAGCGGCTCGCTCGTCTCGGTCGCGGGCGGCGGCGACACCGTGGCTGCCCTCAACCATGCGGGCGTGGCCGACGATTTCACCTTCGTATCCACGGCGGGGGGCGCCTTTCTGGAATGGATGGAAGGCAAGGAGCTGCCGGGCGTGAAGGCTCTGGAAAATCAAGAATAA
- the thiE gene encoding thiamine phosphate synthase: MEEDGLTLDPGFADRFDGGGKSDCQLYLVSPLDVGGDFPDRLRAALQGGPVAAFQFRVKGVDQHEAARLAEPLQRICAEHDVAFIVNDDMALAKRLGADGVHLGQGDGDPREARALLGPDAQIGVSCHDSRHLAMEAGEAGADYVAFGAFFPTTTKETRHRPDPSILGWWSTLFEIPCVAIGGITPENGKVLVEAGADFLAVCGGVWNHSEGPGAAVAAFRRTLER; encoded by the coding sequence ATGGAAGAAGACGGTCTCACTCTCGATCCCGGCTTCGCCGACCGCTTTGACGGCGGCGGCAAGAGCGATTGCCAGCTTTACCTGGTCTCGCCGCTCGACGTGGGCGGCGACTTTCCGGATCGGCTGCGCGCCGCTTTGCAAGGCGGCCCTGTCGCAGCCTTCCAGTTTCGGGTGAAGGGGGTGGATCAGCATGAGGCGGCGCGGCTCGCCGAACCGCTCCAGCGCATCTGCGCCGAGCATGACGTCGCCTTCATCGTCAATGACGACATGGCACTCGCCAAGCGACTGGGGGCGGACGGCGTGCATCTGGGGCAGGGGGACGGCGATCCGCGTGAAGCGCGGGCGTTGCTTGGTCCCGACGCGCAGATCGGCGTGAGCTGTCACGACAGCCGCCATCTCGCCATGGAAGCCGGGGAGGCGGGTGCGGATTATGTCGCGTTCGGCGCCTTCTTCCCGACGACGACCAAGGAGACGCGGCACCGGCCGGACCCGTCGATCCTGGGGTGGTGGAGCACCTTGTTCGAAATACCCTGCGTGGCGATCGGGGGGATTACGCCGGAAAATGGCAAGGTGCTGGTCGAGGCGGGTGCGGATTTCCTCGCCGTCTGCGGGGGTGTTTGGAACCATTCGGAAGGGCCGGGCGCGGCAGTGGCGGCGTTTCGGAGGACTTTGGAGCGGTAA
- the gap gene encoding type I glyceraldehyde-3-phosphate dehydrogenase has protein sequence MATRVAINGFGRIGRLVARAILERPDCGLELVAINDLADAKSNAMLFKRDSVHGPYPGEVKADGNDIVIDGKRIKVTAERDPANLPHAENNIDIALECTGFFTDRDSAQKHLNAGAKRVLISAPAKGVDLTVVYGVNHDKLTADHTIVSNASCTTNCLAPVAKVLNDAIGIERGLMTTIHAYTNDQKILDQIHPDMRRARAAAMSIIPTTTGAARAVGEVLPELKGKLDGSAVRVPTPNVSLVDLTFTPKRDTTLEEVNGVLKAASESGPLKGILAYTDEPLVSIDLNHAPASSTVDSLETAVLEGKLVRVVSWYDNEWGFSNRMVDTAGAIARLI, from the coding sequence ATGGCGACCAGAGTTGCAATCAACGGTTTCGGGCGGATCGGCCGCCTTGTGGCGCGGGCGATCCTGGAGCGTCCCGATTGCGGCCTTGAGCTGGTCGCGATCAACGATCTCGCCGACGCCAAATCGAACGCCATGCTCTTCAAGCGCGACAGCGTCCACGGTCCCTATCCGGGCGAAGTGAAGGCCGACGGCAACGACATCGTCATCGACGGCAAACGCATCAAGGTGACCGCCGAGCGCGATCCCGCGAACCTGCCGCACGCCGAAAACAACATCGATATCGCCCTCGAATGCACCGGCTTCTTCACCGACCGCGACAGCGCGCAGAAACATCTGAATGCGGGAGCCAAGCGCGTTCTCATCTCCGCTCCGGCCAAAGGCGTGGACCTGACCGTCGTCTATGGGGTCAACCACGATAAATTGACCGCCGATCACACCATCGTCTCCAACGCTTCCTGCACGACCAACTGCCTCGCGCCGGTCGCCAAGGTGCTGAACGACGCCATCGGCATCGAGCGCGGCCTGATGACGACGATCCACGCCTACACCAACGACCAGAAGATCCTCGACCAGATCCACCCCGACATGCGCCGCGCCCGCGCCGCCGCCATGTCGATCATCCCGACCACGACGGGCGCCGCCCGCGCGGTGGGCGAGGTGCTTCCGGAACTGAAGGGCAAGCTCGACGGCTCTGCAGTCCGCGTGCCGACGCCGAACGTCAGCCTCGTCGACCTCACCTTCACCCCGAAGCGCGACACGACGCTGGAAGAGGTGAACGGCGTGCTCAAGGCCGCCTCGGAAAGCGGTCCCCTGAAGGGCATCCTTGCCTATACGGACGAGCCATTGGTCTCCATCGACCTCAACCATGCTCCGGCTTCATCGACGGTCGACAGCCTCGAAACCGCCGTGCTGGAAGGCAAGCTGGTCCGCGTCGTTTCCTGGTACGACAATGAATGGGGCTTCTCGAACCGCATGGTCGACACGGCCGGTGCGATCGCGAGGCTGATCTGA
- a CDS encoding M23 family metallopeptidase, with protein sequence MFWIGAYGNGARTLEPAGAVVEKDKPAVAVAEGLIVGPAGLAIPVAGVKPEQLIDTFTQARAGGSRIHDAIDIMAPRGTPVLAAAPGTVEKLFFSEGGGGVTAYVRSPDKLWTYYYAHLDRYAPGLEEGKAVQRGTPIGTVGSTGNASPEGPHLHFAINRMQPGESWHEGSPINPYPLLAGRNAFR encoded by the coding sequence CTGTTTTGGATCGGTGCCTATGGCAATGGCGCGCGCACCCTCGAGCCTGCGGGCGCTGTGGTGGAGAAGGACAAGCCGGCGGTTGCCGTGGCGGAAGGGCTGATCGTCGGCCCAGCCGGTCTCGCCATTCCCGTGGCCGGGGTGAAGCCCGAGCAGTTGATCGACACCTTCACGCAAGCCCGGGCGGGCGGAAGCCGGATCCACGATGCCATCGATATCATGGCTCCGCGCGGAACGCCGGTGCTGGCGGCGGCGCCGGGAACGGTGGAAAAGCTGTTCTTCAGCGAAGGCGGAGGGGGGGTGACGGCTTATGTCCGCTCCCCGGACAAGCTCTGGACCTATTATTACGCCCATCTCGACCGCTACGCGCCGGGGCTGGAAGAGGGGAAGGCCGTTCAGCGCGGCACGCCGATCGGCACGGTCGGTTCCACCGGCAATGCATCGCCGGAAGGGCCGCACCTCCATTTCGCCATCAACCGGATGCAGCCGGGCGAGAGTTGGCACGAGGGCAGCCCGATCAACCCTTATCCGCTGCTTGCCGGGCGAAACGCATTTCGCTAG